The proteins below come from a single Lactobacillus johnsonii genomic window:
- the pgsA gene encoding CDP-diacylglycerol--glycerol-3-phosphate 3-phosphatidyltransferase has translation MNLPNKLTMFRIFMIPVFMLVLIFNWPAGSATFLGAHIYWSHVLAAVIFAVASITDFLDGHIARSRNLVTNFGKFADPLADKMLTMTAFVFLISLNLAPAWVVAIIVCRELAVTGLRLILAENKGQVLAAKMPGKIKTTTQMLSIIFLLLGDVYYIGTILLYICLIFTIYSGYDYFKQSGDVFKGEI, from the coding sequence ATGAATTTACCAAATAAATTAACTATGTTTAGAATTTTCATGATTCCAGTTTTTATGCTAGTCTTAATCTTTAATTGGCCAGCAGGTAGTGCAACTTTCTTAGGAGCACATATTTATTGGTCTCATGTGTTAGCAGCTGTAATTTTTGCAGTGGCATCAATAACTGATTTTTTGGATGGACATATTGCTCGTTCAAGAAACTTAGTTACCAACTTCGGAAAATTTGCTGATCCATTAGCAGATAAAATGCTAACGATGACAGCTTTTGTATTTTTAATTTCATTAAATTTAGCGCCTGCATGGGTAGTAGCTATTATTGTTTGTCGTGAATTAGCCGTCACTGGTTTACGTTTGATTTTGGCTGAAAATAAAGGCCAAGTTTTAGCAGCAAAAATGCCAGGTAAAATTAAAACTACGACTCAGATGCTCTCGATTATTTTCTTATTGCTTGGTGATGTGTACTATATTGGTACAATCTTATTGTACATTTGCTTAATCTTTACTATTTACTCTGGTTACGATTACTTTAAGCAAAGCGGCGACGTATTTAAAGGTGAAATTTAA